A single window of Bacteroidota bacterium DNA harbors:
- a CDS encoding MBOAT family protein — MIFNTIEFVIFLLVVFALYWSFFNKSNTRQNILLLFAGYFFYAWWSWKFLFMFIGTSLIDFYAAQKIEKHQEPGKRKFFLILSITGNLSVLLFFKYYNFFVTEFANLIGSNPDNLTLQIILPLGISFYTFQAMAYTIDVYRRTTPAEKNLLTYLCYSSFFPQMLSGPIERANHLMPQFNRRREFNYTQAAKGLELMLFGFFKKVVLADNLAVIADRGFASPENYGSGDLIIATLCFTFQIYCDFSGYTDIARGVARLFGFELIKNFNNPYFAQNINEFWRRRHISLSTWFRDYLYIPLGGNKKSKLRTSINIIFVFAISGLWHGASRTFLAWGLYHGILSALNRLFSFKFDLPKSFKIIFTFLIVAFGLIFFRAVNMENAYEVMGKIFHSEFSLLKIFLGISRLKLFLLFTALAVVFILERLNEINPGYFQNLFAKKLIKYSAYYYAVILILLLGVYDNTPNFIYFQF, encoded by the coding sequence ATGATTTTTAACACCATAGAGTTTGTTATTTTCCTTTTAGTGGTTTTTGCCCTCTATTGGTCGTTCTTTAACAAAAGTAACACTCGTCAGAATATATTACTACTTTTTGCGGGTTATTTTTTTTACGCCTGGTGGAGCTGGAAATTCCTGTTTATGTTCATTGGCACTTCTTTAATTGATTTTTACGCTGCACAAAAAATTGAAAAACATCAAGAACCCGGCAAAAGAAAATTTTTTCTCATTCTTTCCATCACCGGAAATCTGAGCGTTTTATTATTCTTTAAGTACTATAATTTTTTTGTAACCGAATTCGCCAATCTTATCGGGAGTAATCCGGACAATTTAACTCTTCAGATTATTTTACCGCTTGGCATCAGCTTCTATACGTTTCAAGCGATGGCATACACTATCGACGTGTACCGTAGAACCACACCTGCAGAGAAAAATCTACTAACTTATTTATGTTACAGTAGCTTCTTCCCCCAAATGTTATCCGGTCCTATTGAGAGAGCGAATCACCTGATGCCGCAGTTTAACCGCCGAAGAGAATTTAATTACACGCAGGCAGCAAAAGGATTAGAATTAATGCTCTTCGGGTTTTTTAAAAAAGTGGTGTTGGCCGATAATCTGGCGGTAATTGCCGACAGAGGTTTTGCTTCTCCTGAAAATTATGGCAGCGGTGATTTAATTATCGCGACTTTATGTTTCACTTTTCAGATTTATTGCGACTTCAGCGGCTATACCGATATCGCCAGAGGTGTAGCTCGCTTATTCGGGTTTGAACTAATTAAAAACTTCAACAACCCTTACTTCGCACAAAACATCAATGAGTTTTGGAGAAGAAGACACATTTCACTCAGTACCTGGTTCAGAGATTACCTATACATTCCATTAGGAGGAAATAAGAAAAGTAAATTAAGAACTTCCATCAATATCATTTTTGTATTTGCAATTTCAGGTCTATGGCATGGTGCTTCAAGAACTTTTTTAGCCTGGGGATTGTATCATGGAATACTCTCTGCCTTAAATCGATTGTTCAGTTTTAAATTTGATTTGCCCAAGTCTTTTAAAATTATTTTTACTTTTCTGATTGTTGCGTTTGGATTAATATTTTTCCGAGCTGTTAATATGGAAAACGCCTATGAAGTGATGGGCAAAATATTCCACAGTGAATTTTCCTTGCTGAAAATATTTCTTGGTATCAGTCGGTTGAAATTATTTTTGTTGTTCACCGCCTTAGCCGTTGTATTTATATTGGAACGCCTAAACGAAATCAATCCAGGCTATTTTCAAAACCTCTTTGCGAAAAAATTAATTAAATATTCCGCTTACTATTACGCTGTAATTTTAATTCTGCTACTAGGCGTTTACGACAACACACCTAATTTTATTTATTTTCAGTTTTAA